In a single window of the Desulfuromonas sp. genome:
- a CDS encoding cysteine synthase family protein, whose amino-acid sequence MKSNLNRLVDAIGNTPLVELRALNTNPRVRILAKLEGNNPGGSVKDRPAYYMIKKAEDAGLLTQEKTILEPTSGNTCIALAMIGAAKGYRVKLVMPACVSQERRSVLEAYGAEVVLSPGCEATDGAIRMAHKIMTEEPGRYFMPNQYASPNNPLAHYETTGPEIYRQSDGRVDVFVAGMGTSGTLMGVGRYLREMKPGVRIVGVEPRLGHKVQGLKNMQEAIVPDIYREGELDRKLMVDDEDAFEAAREMAIKEGLFVGMSSGAAVAGALQVAAQMSEGTIVTLLPDRGDRYLSTNLFRSSCACCPP is encoded by the coding sequence ATGAAAAGCAATTTGAACCGGCTGGTGGACGCCATCGGCAACACGCCCCTGGTCGAACTCCGGGCCCTCAACACCAACCCCCGGGTCCGGATCCTGGCGAAGCTGGAGGGAAACAACCCCGGCGGCTCGGTCAAGGACCGCCCGGCCTACTACATGATCAAGAAGGCCGAAGACGCAGGCCTGCTGACCCAGGAGAAAACGATTCTCGAGCCGACCTCGGGCAACACCTGCATCGCCCTGGCCATGATCGGCGCCGCCAAGGGGTACCGGGTCAAGCTGGTGATGCCCGCCTGCGTCAGTCAGGAGCGGCGCAGCGTGCTCGAAGCCTACGGCGCCGAGGTCGTCCTTTCCCCCGGCTGCGAGGCGACCGACGGGGCGATCCGCATGGCCCACAAGATCATGACCGAGGAGCCGGGTCGCTACTTCATGCCCAATCAGTACGCCAGCCCGAACAACCCCCTGGCCCACTACGAGACGACCGGCCCCGAGATCTATCGCCAGTCCGACGGCCGCGTGGACGTGTTCGTGGCCGGCATGGGAACTTCGGGCACCCTGATGGGGGTGGGCCGCTACCTGCGCGAGATGAAGCCCGGCGTCCGGATTGTCGGGGTTGAACCGCGCCTCGGCCACAAGGTGCAGGGCCTCAAGAACATGCAGGAGGCCATTGTCCCCGACATCTACCGGGAAGGGGAACTGGACCGCAAGCTGATGGTGGACGACGAGGACGCCTTCGAGGCGGCCCGAGAAATGGCCATTAAAGAGGGACTGTTCGTCGGCATGTCGAGCGGGGCGGCTGTGGCCGGCGCCCTCCAGGTGGCCGCTCAGATGAGCGAGGGGACGATCGTCACCCTGCTGCCGGACCGCGGTGACCGCTACCTGAGTACCAACCTGTTCCGTTCCAGTTGCGCCTGCTGTCCGCCCTGA
- a CDS encoding DUF3024 domain-containing protein: protein MAKADGSGPHPSPAAPLAQFRFHSELGQWTLHYPGAQNRWHIFLNAGPTLNLERLLRHLDEDPLNLFWE from the coding sequence GTGGCAAAGGCCGACGGCAGCGGTCCCCATCCGTCCCCGGCCGCTCCCCTGGCCCAGTTCCGGTTCCATTCCGAACTGGGCCAGTGGACCCTGCACTATCCCGGCGCCCAGAACAGGTGGCACATCTTCCTGAATGCCGGCCCCACTCTCAACCTGGAAAGACTCCTTCGTCACCTCGACGAAGACCCGCTCAACCTGTTCTGGGAGTGA
- a CDS encoding acyloxyacyl hydrolase: protein MNRRWLTVLGCCLVAVLGCGPESSSAQTYARLGPLEVLGDGNSVLEFGVGEFDAFDGDEDAVAGFAEYRFGRKALFVGPGIGLMANADGAFFGYGSLYADLALGAWFFTPFTGAGLYEQGDSRDLGGIVQFRSGMTISRRIGDLYLLGVRYAHVSNANLYDDNPGEDELHLTWTVRF from the coding sequence ATGAACCGACGATGGCTGACGGTGCTCGGATGTTGCTTGGTGGCGGTTCTGGGCTGCGGCCCTGAAAGTTCTTCGGCGCAGACCTATGCCCGACTCGGTCCGCTTGAGGTGCTCGGGGACGGGAATTCGGTTCTGGAGTTCGGTGTCGGGGAGTTCGACGCGTTCGACGGGGACGAGGACGCTGTTGCCGGTTTCGCCGAATACCGTTTCGGCCGCAAGGCCCTTTTTGTCGGGCCCGGAATAGGTCTGATGGCCAACGCCGACGGAGCCTTCTTCGGCTATGGCTCCCTCTACGCCGACCTGGCCCTGGGGGCCTGGTTTTTTACCCCATTTACCGGAGCGGGTCTGTATGAGCAGGGCGACAGCCGGGACCTGGGGGGCATCGTCCAGTTCCGTTCCGGAATGACGATCAGCCGCAGGATCGGAGATCTTTACCTCCTCGGGGTGCGTTACGCCCACGTCTCCAATGCCAATCTCTATGATGATAACCCCGGTGAGGATGAACTCCACCTGACTTGGACGGTAAGGTTTTAG
- a CDS encoding mechanosensitive ion channel domain-containing protein: MRAIPWFLLSFLLLAAPAVAQEGGEPKVAPNAYPGVAEIVPRGSQLAGLFTQQEAEIASFTETSTIEAQISKARELQKDIIAQSAESGELSGLGQNRLQEVLGRFEEQNRSLGKVLETLSGRLSQLDKIRRAWSDKKEVWLGWEKNLQQGEVDYPKDEFRRTIALINQGVERASNASLPLVALQKELTGLQNKNQEHLSQIEAALKNVRGKVFSKTAPSFANPDFYRQFNAELWSAARESVKSALIVRKEFWSKQGWIVTLQVLVALVLPLYLRRYRSKRELAPEWGFLLDHPWATGIFVSLFFLRGFYTNLPVLPELIFNLFSLGAGSVLVAALATNSRQKLLVWLLAPLLFLSLGLWAIAFPQPLLRAFLALNSLVGVPLLLFLARIESRRQEPKGRRFATLLRLGTAVLLASLFAQAAGFSTLALRLLLSTLGTVFLWLFAAIAIRIGAGGIEFLVRHDILRQYDFFKRSGSELAVRLKTLFRALVMIYALFFLPVMWGLYDSVGQVWQSLQGWELPLGEGRLDASSVVLAFLVLYLSFQVSWFLQALLEAEYFPRRGLQRGVRSSIKRLLHYSLCLVGFLLAVGLLGIELKHFVVLGGAFGIGIGFGLQNIVNNFLSGLILLFERPVKLGDVIVLDSEWGTIVKIGLRSTVVETLDRSEIIVPNSQLISEKVTNWTLSSKTARVTLSVGVAYGSDVSKVLEILKEAGEQHPEVLSALPPSAIFVGFGESSLDFDLRVWIGDIGKRLQVRSEIGQFIDMRFREEGVEIPFPQRDLHLRSVDPAVGRGEVGPSGD, encoded by the coding sequence ATGCGAGCGATTCCGTGGTTTCTCCTGTCTTTTCTCCTTCTGGCGGCCCCGGCCGTCGCCCAGGAAGGGGGCGAGCCCAAGGTTGCCCCAAATGCCTATCCCGGCGTGGCGGAAATCGTCCCCCGCGGCTCCCAGTTGGCCGGGCTTTTCACCCAGCAGGAAGCCGAGATCGCCTCCTTTACCGAAACCTCCACCATTGAGGCCCAGATCAGCAAGGCCCGTGAACTCCAGAAGGATATCATCGCTCAGAGTGCGGAATCCGGGGAACTCTCCGGGTTGGGACAGAACAGGCTTCAGGAGGTGCTGGGGCGTTTTGAGGAGCAGAATCGCAGCCTCGGCAAGGTTCTGGAGACCCTTTCCGGGCGCCTGAGTCAACTCGACAAGATCCGCCGGGCATGGAGCGACAAGAAGGAGGTCTGGCTCGGCTGGGAAAAGAATCTGCAGCAAGGGGAGGTCGATTATCCCAAGGATGAATTCCGCCGCACCATTGCCCTGATCAATCAGGGCGTCGAGAGGGCCAGCAACGCCTCCCTTCCCCTGGTCGCTCTGCAGAAGGAGTTGACGGGGCTCCAGAACAAGAACCAGGAGCATCTCAGCCAGATCGAGGCGGCACTCAAGAATGTGCGCGGAAAGGTTTTCAGCAAGACCGCCCCCTCCTTTGCCAATCCGGACTTTTACCGGCAATTCAACGCCGAGCTGTGGAGCGCCGCAAGGGAGTCGGTAAAGTCGGCCCTGATCGTGCGCAAGGAGTTCTGGTCGAAGCAGGGCTGGATCGTGACCCTGCAGGTCCTCGTTGCCCTCGTTCTGCCCCTCTACCTCCGCCGCTACCGCAGCAAGCGCGAACTCGCCCCCGAGTGGGGGTTCCTCCTCGATCATCCCTGGGCGACGGGCATCTTCGTCTCCCTCTTTTTCCTGCGGGGGTTCTACACCAACCTGCCGGTTTTGCCGGAACTGATCTTCAACCTGTTCAGCCTCGGGGCGGGCTCCGTTCTGGTTGCCGCACTGGCCACCAATTCACGCCAGAAACTCCTGGTCTGGCTGCTGGCGCCGCTGCTCTTTCTTTCTCTGGGGCTGTGGGCCATTGCCTTTCCCCAGCCCCTCCTGCGCGCCTTTCTCGCGCTCAACTCGCTGGTCGGGGTGCCCCTGCTGCTCTTTCTGGCCCGCATCGAGTCGCGCCGGCAGGAGCCGAAAGGCAGGCGCTTCGCCACCCTGCTGCGCCTGGGGACTGCGGTGCTGCTGGCTTCCCTGTTCGCCCAAGCCGCGGGATTCAGCACCCTGGCCCTGCGCCTTCTCCTCTCGACCCTGGGGACGGTCTTTTTGTGGCTCTTTGCCGCGATCGCCATCCGCATCGGGGCGGGGGGCATCGAGTTCCTGGTGCGCCACGATATTTTGCGCCAGTACGACTTTTTCAAACGTTCGGGCAGCGAGCTTGCGGTCCGGCTCAAGACCCTCTTCCGCGCCCTGGTCATGATCTATGCGCTCTTCTTCCTGCCGGTGATGTGGGGCCTGTACGATTCGGTCGGGCAGGTCTGGCAGAGCCTGCAGGGGTGGGAACTCCCCCTCGGCGAGGGGCGCCTCGATGCCAGTTCGGTGGTATTGGCTTTTCTCGTGCTTTACCTCTCGTTTCAGGTCAGCTGGTTTCTGCAGGCTTTGCTCGAGGCGGAGTATTTCCCCCGCAGGGGGCTGCAGCGAGGGGTGAGGTCGTCCATCAAGCGTCTGCTTCACTATTCCCTGTGTCTGGTCGGGTTTCTCCTGGCGGTGGGCCTGCTCGGGATTGAACTCAAGCATTTCGTGGTCCTGGGAGGGGCTTTCGGCATCGGCATCGGTTTCGGCCTGCAGAACATCGTCAACAATTTCCTCAGCGGCCTCATCCTCCTTTTCGAGCGTCCCGTCAAGCTGGGGGATGTCATCGTCCTCGACAGCGAGTGGGGCACGATCGTCAAAATCGGCCTGCGCTCCACCGTGGTGGAGACCCTCGACCGGTCGGAAATCATCGTCCCCAACTCCCAGCTCATTTCCGAAAAGGTCACCAACTGGACCCTCTCCTCCAAGACCGCCCGGGTGACCCTTAGCGTGGGGGTGGCCTACGGAAGCGACGTGTCCAAGGTGCTGGAGATCCTCAAGGAGGCCGGGGAGCAGCATCCCGAGGTCCTGTCGGCGTTGCCGCCATCGGCCATTTTCGTCGGCTTCGGGGAGAGTTCTCTCGATTTCGACCTGCGGGTGTGGATCGGGGATATCGGCAAGCGCCTGCAGGTTCGAAGCGAGATCGGCCAGTTCATCGACATGCGTTTCCGCGAGGAGGGGGTGGAGATCCCCTTTCCCCAGCGCGATCTGCACCTGCGTTCGGTCGATCCCGCCGTCGGCAGGGGGGAGGTCGGGCCGTCGGGCGATTGA
- a CDS encoding beta-ketoacyl-ACP synthase III — protein MKERRVVEPGTPLSELATEAALAALENAGVAGEEIDLVIVGTVTGDMKFPATACLVQERIGAKSAVGFDLSAACSGFLYGLQVAGSLIAQGGYRRALVIGGDVLTSMVDWDDRDTCVLFGDGAGAVVLGPSDGERGILGTYLKSDGKYSHLLCNPGCGSLNPPTPENVRDKLHTIRMEGREVFRHAVVSMVDALKTVLDEAGMSVDDLDLLIPHQANLRIIEAVNKRFRVPAEKLFVNVEQYGNTSAGSIPIALAEACQSGRVEKGSLVGMVTFGAGFTWASALIRL, from the coding sequence ATCAAGGAGCGGCGCGTGGTCGAGCCCGGGACGCCCCTCTCCGAACTGGCTACTGAGGCGGCCCTGGCCGCTCTCGAGAATGCCGGGGTGGCGGGGGAGGAGATTGACCTGGTGATCGTCGGCACGGTGACCGGGGACATGAAATTTCCGGCAACCGCCTGTCTTGTTCAGGAGCGGATCGGTGCCAAGTCCGCGGTCGGCTTCGACCTCTCCGCCGCCTGCTCGGGGTTCCTTTACGGCCTCCAGGTCGCCGGCAGCCTGATCGCCCAGGGGGGGTACCGCCGAGCCCTGGTGATAGGCGGGGATGTCCTGACGTCCATGGTCGATTGGGACGACCGGGACACCTGCGTGCTTTTCGGCGACGGCGCCGGAGCGGTGGTTCTCGGCCCCTCAGACGGCGAGCGCGGCATCCTGGGGACCTACCTGAAAAGCGACGGGAAGTACAGTCACCTCCTCTGCAACCCGGGGTGCGGCAGCCTCAACCCCCCCACTCCCGAGAACGTCCGGGATAAGCTGCATACCATCCGCATGGAGGGGCGTGAAGTCTTCCGTCACGCTGTGGTCTCTATGGTTGATGCTTTGAAAACGGTTCTGGATGAGGCGGGGATGTCCGTGGACGATCTGGACCTGCTCATTCCCCATCAGGCCAATCTGCGCATCATCGAGGCGGTGAACAAGCGGTTCCGGGTCCCCGCCGAAAAACTCTTCGTTAACGTCGAGCAGTACGGCAACACCTCTGCCGGTTCCATCCCCATCGCCCTGGCCGAGGCCTGCCAAAGCGGGCGCGTTGAGAAGGGGAGTCTGGTCGGCATGGTGACTTTCGGGGCCGGTTTTACCTGGGCCTCCGCCCTTATTCGCCTGTAG
- a CDS encoding NapC/NirT family cytochrome c, which yields MKKISALIDAFFKGIGRSRVSVIGAMIVTVTFPFLLGLVLIDGIFHIDNPYLGGFIYMVLGPAFMLGLVMVFVGLFFLKGKEEVRLFTLEYLREHFTDETRFNRVRKLIFLGVFLTGVNLFIIALLGYSGYHYLESNAFCGKFCHTVMNPEYTAYQNSPHSRVHCVECHIGSGATWFVKSKISGARQLAAVALNTHPRPIQTPVHGLRPAKETCEECHRPDKFHGDKLFVKNKYLEDEENTLNQTVLLMKIGSAGSGTEQPHGIHWHVAEENVITYKADHKRMVIPEVTLTRADGTQVVYRSEDAAATVEEEGHGTETREMDCVYCHNRPTHIYRSAEQALNEKITDGAIDRKIPYIKRQAMEAITQKYATQEDAEAGIDNHLRNWYRENLPELDQAQLNKSIAGTQEAYAKNVFPEMKIEWDTYVNHIGHGTDFDIGCFRCHDGMHESESGEVISADCDTCHAVLAEDESDPEILQTLRGE from the coding sequence ATGAAGAAGATCTCGGCACTTATCGACGCCTTTTTCAAGGGCATTGGCAGAAGCAGGGTTTCGGTGATCGGGGCGATGATCGTCACCGTGACCTTCCCCTTTCTGCTGGGCCTGGTTCTCATCGACGGCATATTCCACATCGACAACCCCTACCTGGGCGGCTTCATCTACATGGTTCTCGGTCCGGCCTTCATGCTCGGCCTGGTCATGGTCTTCGTCGGCCTCTTCTTCCTCAAGGGCAAGGAGGAGGTTCGCCTCTTCACCCTGGAATACCTGCGGGAGCACTTCACCGACGAGACCCGCTTCAACCGGGTGCGAAAGCTCATTTTCCTGGGCGTCTTCCTGACCGGCGTCAACCTCTTCATCATCGCCCTGCTCGGCTACAGCGGTTACCACTACCTGGAATCGAATGCCTTCTGCGGCAAGTTCTGCCACACGGTCATGAACCCCGAGTACACCGCCTACCAGAACTCCCCCCACTCCCGGGTGCACTGCGTGGAGTGCCATATCGGTTCGGGAGCGACCTGGTTCGTCAAATCGAAGATCTCGGGTGCCCGCCAGCTCGCCGCAGTGGCCCTCAACACCCATCCGCGCCCCATCCAGACGCCGGTTCACGGCCTGCGCCCCGCCAAGGAGACCTGCGAGGAATGCCACCGCCCGGACAAGTTCCACGGGGACAAGCTCTTCGTCAAGAACAAGTACCTTGAGGACGAGGAGAACACCCTCAACCAGACGGTCCTTCTCATGAAGATCGGTTCGGCCGGCAGCGGCACCGAGCAGCCCCACGGCATCCACTGGCACGTGGCCGAAGAGAACGTCATCACCTACAAAGCCGACCACAAGCGGATGGTCATCCCGGAGGTCACCCTCACCAGGGCCGACGGCACCCAGGTCGTCTACCGCAGCGAGGACGCCGCCGCCACCGTCGAGGAGGAGGGCCACGGCACCGAAACTCGGGAAATGGACTGCGTCTACTGCCACAACCGCCCGACCCACATCTACCGCTCGGCCGAACAGGCCCTCAACGAAAAGATCACCGACGGCGCCATCGACCGGAAGATCCCCTATATCAAGCGCCAGGCCATGGAGGCCATCACCCAGAAGTACGCCACCCAGGAGGATGCAGAGGCAGGCATCGACAACCACCTGCGGAACTGGTACAGGGAGAACCTCCCGGAACTGGACCAGGCCCAGCTGAACAAGTCGATCGCCGGCACCCAGGAGGCCTACGCCAAAAATGTTTTCCCCGAGATGAAGATCGAGTGGGACACCTACGTCAACCACATCGGCCACGGTACCGACTTCGACATCGGCTGCTTCCGCTGCCACGACGGCATGCACGAGAGCGAGTCGGGCGAGGTCATCTCCGCCGATTGCGACACCTGCCACGCGGTCCTGGCAGAGGACGAGTCCGACCCGGAGATCCTCCAGACCCTTCGGGGCGAGTAG
- a CDS encoding MerR family transcriptional regulator yields the protein MGIVNSDPVYPISVAAKLVGVHPRTIRIYEDEGLVLPARQGNKRFYSPDDISWIECLRSLIHDQGISIPGLKRLLGILPCWEIKDCPPKMRRNCSALKDLSRPCWERANTTCARDLDHCQSCEVFITKTWGAEPTPQERTCNLN from the coding sequence ATGGGCATCGTCAACAGCGATCCAGTCTACCCCATCAGCGTTGCAGCCAAACTGGTGGGAGTCCACCCGCGCACCATTCGCATCTACGAGGACGAGGGCCTCGTCCTTCCGGCCCGGCAGGGAAACAAGCGCTTCTACTCTCCCGACGACATCTCCTGGATCGAGTGCCTGAGGTCCCTGATCCACGATCAGGGCATCAGCATTCCGGGCCTCAAGCGCCTGCTGGGCATCCTCCCCTGCTGGGAAATCAAAGACTGCCCCCCGAAAATGCGCCGGAACTGCTCCGCCCTCAAGGACCTGAGCCGCCCCTGCTGGGAACGGGCCAACACCACCTGCGCCAGGGATCTTGACCACTGCCAGAGCTGCGAGGTCTTCATCACCAAAACCTGGGGCGCGGAACCGACACCCCAGGAAAGGACTTGCAACCTCAACTGA
- a CDS encoding MerR family transcriptional regulator, with product MAVNNCDPIYPISVAAKLLGVHPRTIRIYEDEGLIKPSRQGQKRYFSNDDIEWIQCLRYMIHDEGISIPGIKKLLELSPCWEIKNCPPEKRDSCSAYIDKTRPCWERMNTACAKDNNQCETCEVFISAMKTAREKAAGDYEKLNKLQTK from the coding sequence ATGGCTGTCAACAATTGCGATCCCATCTATCCCATCAGCGTCGCCGCCAAACTGCTCGGGGTCCATCCCCGCACGATCCGCATCTACGAGGACGAAGGGCTCATCAAACCCTCCAGACAGGGACAGAAGCGCTACTTCTCCAACGACGACATCGAGTGGATCCAGTGCCTTCGCTACATGATCCACGATGAGGGCATCAGCATCCCCGGCATCAAGAAGCTTCTGGAGCTCAGCCCCTGCTGGGAAATCAAGAACTGCCCCCCCGAGAAGCGCGATTCCTGCTCGGCCTATATAGACAAGACCCGCCCCTGCTGGGAAAGGATGAACACCGCCTGCGCCAAGGACAACAATCAGTGCGAAACCTGCGAGGTGTTCATCAGCGCCATGAAAACCGCCCGGGAAAAAGCCGCCGGAGACTACGAAAAGCTGAACAAGCTGCAGACCAAATAG
- a CDS encoding NapC/NirT family cytochrome c, with translation MMFKRFWNWSKEHILLVTVLSLASIGIMGFVNIEILHMTSEPEFCAQCHPGKGHGPLAEVDSWEHSRHGEAGVSCLDCHGQPGMVGYVKAKIGGLKDLYMQFTISKEEKLEILSHPHEDLVPAETCLYCHSDIANQAQWEQAPLDMGTAALLHMRLSDEVKNPEFRQRKGLPDILAEYSVGGLHFDHAFHMESFELSCRDCHLGIVHRKPSKAEQMEQCLACHAENGDSGAPQLADCTGCHENQVAMNEGRGAAGVPEEEGLMYAAGIDCQMCHAGAEAGDYRPAAASCAECHDESYAELFHDWTRETGDQIAQVDALRAEVESALETADRIHRDTRAGWELYLGGLAKLALVEKDGTRGVHNPDYAQSVLQAAAKEFEAVLENLKRTW, from the coding sequence ATGATGTTCAAACGATTCTGGAACTGGAGCAAAGAGCACATCCTCCTGGTCACCGTCCTGTCCCTCGCCTCTATCGGGATCATGGGCTTCGTCAACATCGAAATCCTGCACATGACCTCCGAACCGGAATTCTGCGCCCAATGCCACCCCGGCAAAGGACACGGCCCACTGGCGGAAGTGGACTCCTGGGAGCACTCCCGGCACGGGGAGGCCGGGGTTTCGTGCCTCGACTGCCACGGCCAGCCCGGCATGGTCGGCTACGTCAAGGCCAAGATAGGAGGACTGAAAGACCTCTACATGCAGTTCACCATCTCCAAGGAGGAAAAGCTCGAAATCCTGTCCCACCCCCACGAAGACCTCGTTCCCGCCGAGACATGCCTGTACTGCCACTCGGACATCGCCAATCAGGCCCAATGGGAGCAGGCCCCCCTCGACATGGGCACCGCCGCCCTTCTGCACATGCGCCTGTCCGACGAGGTGAAGAACCCCGAATTCCGCCAGCGCAAGGGACTGCCAGACATCCTTGCCGAGTACTCCGTCGGCGGGTTGCACTTCGACCACGCCTTCCACATGGAGTCCTTCGAACTCAGCTGCCGGGACTGCCATCTGGGGATAGTGCATCGCAAGCCGTCCAAGGCCGAGCAGATGGAACAGTGCCTTGCCTGCCACGCCGAAAACGGGGACTCCGGCGCGCCGCAGTTGGCCGACTGCACCGGCTGTCACGAAAACCAGGTGGCCATGAACGAAGGCAGGGGCGCCGCCGGGGTCCCCGAGGAAGAGGGCCTCATGTACGCCGCCGGAATCGACTGCCAGATGTGCCATGCCGGCGCCGAGGCAGGCGACTACCGCCCCGCCGCCGCCAGCTGCGCCGAATGCCACGACGAGTCCTACGCCGAACTGTTCCATGACTGGACCCGGGAGACGGGCGATCAGATCGCGCAGGTCGACGCCCTGCGCGCCGAGGTGGAATCGGCCCTCGAAACAGCCGACCGCATCCATCGCGACACCCGGGCCGGCTGGGAGCTCTACCTGGGAGGCCTGGCCAAACTCGCCCTCGTCGAAAAAGACGGAACCCGGGGAGTCCACAACCCGGACTACGCACAGAGCGTTCTTCAGGCCGCGGCCAAGGAGTTCGAGGCCGTCCTGGAGAACCTGAAGCGAACCTGGTAA
- the nrfD gene encoding NrfD/PsrC family molybdoenzyme membrane anchor subunit, with product MSRKLTLNEIEAGIADRLLSGGMAYYLAVLVCGGLVLAATAAGVYSMVVGHEHTYNVTREVPWGILIATYVFFVVTSTGLCLVSSIGHVFGVESYMPIAKRSVFLSIATILAGFFVIAFEIKIPWRMAVYNVISPNLTSNIWWMGTLYGIYLVLMLFEFLFLNLNKHKPAVACGFGGAIAGIAAHSNLGAVFGLLMGREFWHGPYMSIYFIASAAMTGTAVIILFHWLGYKVNGEKLELDTPMVKSLDQVRKLGILLICVIIFFTIWKMVAGVAGMPGGKYEAIMALVKGPYAFNFWFFEAGCALLIPLAVWVLSKGKNLTLMFATSAMMIIGIFIMRYDLVIVGEVIPVYHELGVNEFQHILPYKPSFYEIIITLGGFCLAGFLFLLGEKLFAGHKVEAHH from the coding sequence ATGAGCAGAAAGTTAACCTTGAACGAGATCGAAGCCGGGATCGCCGATCGGCTCCTCTCCGGCGGGATGGCCTATTACCTGGCCGTTCTGGTGTGCGGGGGCCTTGTTCTCGCCGCCACGGCTGCCGGTGTCTACTCGATGGTCGTCGGCCACGAGCACACCTACAACGTGACCCGGGAGGTCCCCTGGGGGATCCTGATCGCCACCTACGTCTTTTTCGTGGTGACCTCGACGGGGCTGTGCCTCGTCTCTTCCATCGGTCACGTCTTCGGGGTGGAGTCGTACATGCCGATCGCCAAGCGTTCGGTCTTCCTCTCCATCGCCACCATCCTGGCGGGCTTCTTCGTCATCGCCTTCGAGATCAAGATCCCCTGGCGCATGGCGGTCTATAACGTCATCTCCCCCAACCTGACCTCGAACATCTGGTGGATGGGGACCCTGTACGGCATCTATCTCGTGCTGATGCTGTTCGAATTTCTCTTCCTCAACCTCAACAAGCACAAGCCGGCCGTGGCCTGCGGCTTCGGCGGCGCCATCGCCGGGATCGCCGCCCACTCCAACCTCGGCGCGGTCTTCGGCCTGCTCATGGGCCGCGAGTTCTGGCACGGGCCCTATATGTCCATCTACTTCATCGCTTCGGCGGCCATGACCGGCACAGCGGTGATCATCCTCTTCCACTGGCTGGGCTACAAGGTCAACGGCGAGAAGCTGGAGCTCGACACCCCGATGGTCAAGTCTCTCGACCAGGTGCGCAAGCTCGGCATCCTGCTGATCTGCGTCATCATCTTCTTCACCATCTGGAAGATGGTCGCCGGCGTGGCCGGCATGCCCGGCGGCAAATACGAGGCGATCATGGCCTTGGTCAAGGGCCCCTACGCCTTCAACTTCTGGTTCTTCGAGGCCGGCTGCGCCCTTCTCATTCCGCTGGCTGTCTGGGTCCTTTCCAAGGGCAAGAACCTGACCCTGATGTTCGCCACCTCGGCGATGATGATCATCGGCATCTTCATCATGCGCTACGACCTGGTCATCGTCGGTGAGGTCATCCCGGTCTACCACGAGCTGGGGGTCAACGAGTTCCAGCACATTCTTCCCTATAAGCCCTCGTTTTACGAGATCATCATCACCCTTGGTGGGTTCTGTCTGGCCGGTTTCCTCTTCCTGCTCGGCGAGAAGCTCTTTGCGGGCCACAAGGTCGAGGCTCATCACTAG
- a CDS encoding 4Fe-4S dicluster domain-containing protein gives MKKNNVSLEGLKNEGLENVSTEERRSFLKMGLAVTGVFAGGTIFSATSSVKSVYASAGAYAEKYPYKPHYGMVINQDRCIDCERCLQACKKTNHVPDYGYRTAILEKETRDAVGGKREFIPVLCNHCNLPQCTRVCPTKATYKDQTTGIVSMDITKCIGCLTCQLGCPYNARYFSEEKHAVYKCNFCFDTRLSKGEKETACAEACPAQVRIFGDLSDQGSQLYKRVHQIEKSVWVLRPEAGTRPNVFYTRG, from the coding sequence ATGAAAAAGAATAACGTGAGCCTCGAGGGGCTGAAGAACGAGGGGCTGGAAAACGTCTCCACGGAGGAGCGGCGCAGCTTTCTTAAAATGGGTCTGGCCGTCACCGGCGTCTTCGCCGGGGGCACCATCTTCTCGGCGACCTCTTCCGTGAAGAGCGTCTACGCTTCGGCCGGAGCCTACGCGGAGAAGTACCCCTACAAGCCCCACTACGGCATGGTCATTAACCAGGACCGTTGTATCGACTGCGAGCGCTGCCTGCAGGCCTGCAAGAAGACCAACCACGTGCCCGACTACGGCTACCGTACCGCGATCCTCGAGAAGGAGACCCGGGACGCCGTCGGCGGCAAGCGCGAGTTCATCCCGGTCCTGTGCAACCACTGCAACCTTCCCCAGTGCACCCGGGTCTGCCCCACCAAGGCGACCTACAAGGACCAGACCACCGGCATCGTTTCGATGGACATCACCAAGTGCATCGGATGCCTGACCTGCCAGTTGGGGTGCCCCTACAACGCCCGCTACTTCAGCGAAGAGAAGCACGCCGTCTACAAGTGCAACTTCTGTTTCGACACGCGCCTCTCCAAGGGTGAGAAGGAGACCGCCTGCGCCGAGGCCTGCCCCGCGCAGGTCCGCATCTTCGGTGACCTCTCCGACCAGGGGAGCCAGCTCTACAAGCGGGTTCACCAGATCGAGAAGAGCGTGTGGGTGCTCCGCCCCGAGGCGGGAACCCGGCCGAACGTCTTTTACACACGCGGGTAG